A single region of the Halarcobacter mediterraneus genome encodes:
- a CDS encoding GGDEF domain-containing protein, with translation MSLKNIPFRVTVLSLFIFLSLLIITFMIYIQATYGKEFSQRVMNNNFNLISSKVKDNLKTLDKVNGFVIDAISSSFSDVQSIEDIEKDKDKYIKILVNILKNNEELYATYFAFSDDSFFEIINLEINKSLREQYTLSKEARWLLVYINGKNKNKRVLNVYNEKLKLIKKEEKENSYLATSRPWYIKAQNQSNILIKSKPYSFKHIDSTGMTYAKRYNENVTFALDVLLNNLNKTINGLNSMKSMNSFLFAEDKDLIGSTTKDTTLISQIKNLIDKNSVLNKKEHIYKINSEKYIINFSQLEDDIYKYLITVVSFDDVMEQYSKYFNLIVVFTILLFLFLLPLIWYFASVIVKPVLELKLESKKVKNRKYSKLRKVKSRVFEIQELSNSMLEMGHSIFEYQNKLEQKVKERTKELREKNIELERLSVTDKLTNIYNRIKLDEVILEELNRADRYNEKFGIMIIDVDYFKQVNDTYGHQVGDSTLIEISKLLQGNIRKSDTVGRWGGEEFVIICPHTDLKGLHELANHIREKIAKHSFPVIGNKTASFGITIYKEEDNLEKLINRADEALYKAKENGRNAVESI, from the coding sequence TTGTCATTAAAGAATATACCTTTTAGGGTAACAGTTTTATCACTGTTTATATTTTTGTCATTGCTAATTATAACTTTTATGATTTATATACAAGCAACTTATGGCAAAGAATTTTCTCAAAGAGTGATGAATAATAATTTTAATTTAATTTCATCAAAAGTTAAAGATAATTTAAAGACTTTAGATAAAGTAAATGGCTTTGTTATCGATGCAATAAGCTCCTCTTTTTCTGATGTTCAATCTATTGAAGATATTGAAAAAGATAAAGACAAATATATAAAAATTTTAGTAAATATTTTAAAAAATAATGAAGAACTTTATGCTACATATTTTGCTTTTTCTGATGATAGCTTTTTTGAAATAATTAATTTAGAAATAAATAAATCTTTAAGAGAGCAATACACTTTATCAAAAGAAGCAAGATGGCTTTTAGTTTACATTAATGGTAAAAATAAAAACAAAAGAGTTCTAAATGTATATAATGAAAAACTTAAATTAATAAAAAAAGAAGAAAAAGAAAATAGTTATTTAGCTACAAGTAGACCTTGGTATATTAAAGCTCAGAATCAAAGTAATATTTTGATTAAAAGTAAGCCTTATTCTTTTAAGCATATTGATTCAACAGGAATGACATATGCAAAAAGATATAATGAAAATGTAACTTTTGCTTTAGATGTTTTATTAAATAATCTTAATAAAACAATTAATGGTTTAAACTCAATGAAAAGTATGAATAGTTTTCTTTTTGCAGAAGATAAAGACTTGATTGGTTCTACTACAAAAGATACTACTTTGATTTCTCAAATAAAAAATTTGATTGATAAAAATAGTGTATTAAATAAAAAAGAACATATTTATAAAATAAATTCAGAAAAATATATTATAAATTTTTCCCAATTAGAAGATGATATATATAAATATTTAATTACCGTAGTATCTTTTGATGATGTTATGGAACAATATTCTAAATATTTTAATTTAATAGTTGTTTTTACTATTTTACTTTTTTTATTTTTATTACCTCTTATTTGGTATTTTGCTTCAGTAATTGTAAAGCCTGTATTGGAATTAAAACTTGAAAGTAAGAAAGTAAAAAATAGAAAATATTCAAAACTAAGAAAAGTAAAAAGTAGGGTTTTTGAAATTCAAGAATTGTCAAATTCTATGTTAGAAATGGGACATTCGATTTTTGAATACCAAAATAAACTTGAACAAAAAGTAAAAGAAAGAACAAAAGAATTAAGAGAAAAAAATATTGAGTTAGAAAGATTATCTGTAACTGATAAACTAACAAATATTTATAATAGAATAAAACTTGATGAAGTTATACTTGAAGAACTAAATAGAGCAGATAGATATAATGAAAAGTTTGGAATAATGATTATTGATGTAGATTATTTTAAACAAGTTAATGATACTTATGGACATCAAGTGGGAGATTCTACTTTAATAGAGATTTCAAAACTTTTACAAGGAAATATTAGAAAATCAGACACAGTAGGAAGATGGGGAGGAGAAGAGTTTGTTATAATCTGTCCTCATACTGATTTAAAAGGTCTACATGAATTAGCAAATCATATACGAGAAAAAATTGCAAAGCATAGCTTTCCTGTTATTGGAAATAAAACTGCAAGTTTTGGAATAACTATATATAAAGAGGAAGATAATTTAGAAAAACTTATAAATAGAGCGGATGAAGCTTTATATAAAGCAAAAGAGAATGGAAGAAATGCAGTAGAGAGTATATAA
- a CDS encoding response regulator transcription factor has protein sequence MKIFLLEDDYSLNEAIKESLETENYTVESFYDGDEAYSKISPLYDIYILDINTPFVEGSDLIEKIKGINNNIKIIMISAIIDIEKIRECYKKGCDDYIKKPFDIDELLLKIEKLKNNIDKLKIKLSEKIFYSLNEKKIYINEQACQLTKREQAFLHLLISNKNTVVNITQIEDYVYGKSKSSEAIRSLVKRIRKKFPDDIIKTVREEGFIIYLN, from the coding sequence ATGAAAATTTTTTTACTAGAAGATGATTATAGTTTAAATGAAGCTATAAAAGAATCACTTGAAACTGAAAACTATACTGTTGAAAGTTTTTATGATGGAGATGAGGCTTACTCAAAAATATCACCTCTTTATGATATTTATATATTAGATATTAATACGCCTTTTGTTGAAGGAAGTGATCTTATTGAGAAAATAAAAGGTATAAATAATAATATAAAGATTATTATGATAAGTGCAATAATTGATATTGAAAAGATTAGAGAATGTTATAAAAAAGGTTGTGATGATTATATAAAAAAACCTTTTGATATAGATGAATTACTTCTTAAAATAGAAAAACTTAAAAATAATATTGATAAATTAAAAATTAAACTTTCAGAAAAAATCTTTTATTCCTTAAATGAAAAAAAAATATATATAAATGAACAGGCATGTCAGCTTACAAAAAGAGAACAAGCTTTTTTGCACCTATTGATTTCAAATAAAAATACAGTAGTAAATATTACTCAAATAGAAGATTATGTGTATGGAAAAAGTAAATCTTCAGAAGCTATAAGAAGTTTAGTAAAAAGAATAAGAAAAAAATTTCCAGATGACATTATTAAAACTGTAAGGGAAGAAGGTTTTATTATTTATTTAAATTGA
- a CDS encoding DUF6998 domain-containing protein codes for MNLEQLYNKYLEILNFEIKYFNHKPTELRHLIGRLGEFYCAIKTNGTLALEVNQHGHDVIAKDGSKISVKTTAQTSGFITLNPRTLDKVDKLMIIIYQNNTFEDIYFGDYQPLIENTRIYDNKYEIDISKIKRINT; via the coding sequence ATGAATTTAGAGCAATTATACAATAAATATTTAGAAATATTAAACTTTGAAATAAAATATTTTAATCACAAACCAACTGAACTTCGTCATCTTATAGGTAGATTAGGGGAATTTTATTGTGCAATAAAAACTAATGGAACCTTAGCCTTAGAAGTAAATCAACATGGACATGATGTGATAGCAAAAGATGGAAGTAAAATAAGTGTAAAAACTACAGCACAAACTAGTGGCTTCATCACATTAAACCCAAGAACATTAGATAAAGTTGATAAATTAATGATTATCATATATCAAAATAATACTTTTGAAGATATATATTTTGGAGACTACCAACCACTGATTGAAAATACAAGAATCTATGATAATAAATATGAAATAGATATCTCTAAAATAAAACGAATCAATACATAA
- a CDS encoding EcsC family protein, whose amino-acid sequence MSNEIVEDKPRFLKATESILAEPENLKKQATQTLDKYRKSHPDISEDEVKLMVSKKIISKYSYYAAFSGGTTALSGIIPGIGTAVAIGGGASADAIACIKFQIEMTMEIATVYEHDILKEEEKNLCFIIAGLGSINYMGKEGSKKVASKAFIRLVKEHLKGTTLQIIKEIFKKLGITFTRKALEKAIPFGIGVIIGFSVNKLITKFVGNRAIDFFTADSK is encoded by the coding sequence ATGAGTAATGAAATAGTTGAAGATAAACCACGTTTTCTTAAAGCTACAGAGTCAATATTAGCAGAACCAGAAAATCTAAAAAAACAGGCAACACAAACTTTAGACAAATATAGAAAATCACATCCCGATATATCTGAAGATGAAGTTAAATTAATGGTCTCTAAAAAAATAATTTCAAAGTACAGCTATTATGCTGCATTTTCAGGGGGTACAACAGCACTTTCAGGGATTATCCCTGGAATTGGCACAGCTGTTGCAATTGGCGGTGGTGCGAGTGCAGATGCAATAGCTTGTATAAAGTTTCAAATAGAAATGACTATGGAAATTGCAACAGTATATGAGCATGATATATTAAAAGAAGAAGAAAAAAATCTTTGTTTTATTATTGCAGGTCTTGGAAGCATTAATTATATGGGAAAAGAGGGATCTAAGAAGGTAGCCTCAAAAGCATTTATTCGATTAGTTAAGGAGCATTTAAAAGGAACAACTCTTCAAATAATAAAAGAAATATTTAAAAAGCTTGGCATTACATTTACACGAAAAGCTTTGGAAAAAGCAATTCCCTTTGGAATAGGAGTCATTATAGGTTTTTCAGTTAATAAATTAATTACTAAGTTTGTTGGTAATAGAGCTATTGATTTTTTTACAGCTGATTCAAAATAA
- a CDS encoding flagellin N-terminal helical domain-containing protein codes for MYLNNNFSSLNNSILNQKNTNQSLSKLSSGLKINKASDNASGLAISDKLRTQASGIKQGVANANSAIAMMNIADKAIDELSKILDTIKSKAIQMNTDTTSVEGRKIIKTEILKLIDNYDNIVCRTNYNTIPLLNGCSSPLTFQVGSRDKDTVNVNINSIESRNMGDINPNKLINFITGFNTLLPSESIGNINDGVILSNNLQNTVEYSSMQDGRFMIEIPQGIKNLTLYLNEATFDDTFQVFTKSGKHIAGTASSDSSWQAGSNPENIISLNPEKFDINASYLDELSNPSIPLTYYGPYNSSDGMTNDPSYETDVIYTNKNGVSITKTIKQWEEMVVIPDVTETLVIFVNGVGSYETSAEWQNPLLKNQNEMCNCDNLILERNDESPDLKTQAKILMDVVDTSLSQLNSTRSDIAAATNQLESSVRNSLTNYTNIKNAESIIRDVDYAKESANFNKLNIINQAGSFVEVQKNETMKRVLDLLK; via the coding sequence ATGTATTTAAATAATAATTTCTCATCTTTAAACAATAGTATTTTAAATCAAAAAAATACAAATCAATCTTTAAGTAAACTTTCTTCGGGTCTTAAAATAAATAAAGCTAGTGACAATGCTTCAGGATTGGCTATCTCTGATAAGTTAAGAACTCAAGCAAGTGGAATAAAACAAGGAGTTGCAAATGCAAATAGTGCAATAGCAATGATGAATATAGCAGATAAAGCAATTGATGAATTGAGTAAAATCTTAGATACCATAAAATCAAAAGCAATACAAATGAATACTGATACAACTTCTGTAGAAGGTAGAAAAATAATAAAGACAGAAATCTTAAAACTAATTGACAATTATGATAATATCGTTTGTCGTACAAACTATAATACTATTCCTTTATTAAATGGTTGTTCGAGTCCTTTAACTTTTCAAGTTGGAAGTAGGGATAAAGATACAGTAAATGTAAATATTAATTCAATTGAGTCAAGAAATATGGGAGATATAAATCCGAACAAATTAATAAATTTTATTACAGGGTTTAATACTCTTCTTCCATCTGAATCAATAGGTAATATAAATGATGGTGTTATATTAAGTAATAATTTACAAAATACTGTTGAATATTCTTCTATGCAAGATGGGCGGTTTATGATTGAAATACCACAAGGAATTAAGAACCTTACTTTATATCTTAATGAAGCAACATTTGATGATACTTTTCAAGTTTTTACAAAAAGTGGTAAACACATTGCTGGAACAGCTTCTTCTGATAGTAGTTGGCAAGCTGGTTCTAATCCTGAAAATATTATATCTTTAAATCCTGAAAAGTTTGATATCAATGCATCCTATTTAGATGAATTATCTAATCCTAGTATACCTCTTACATATTATGGTCCTTATAATAGCAGTGATGGTATGACAAATGACCCAAGTTATGAAACAGATGTAATATATACAAATAAAAATGGTGTTTCTATTACTAAAACTATTAAACAATGGGAAGAAATGGTAGTTATTCCTGATGTTACAGAAACATTAGTAATTTTTGTAAATGGTGTAGGTTCTTATGAAACTTCTGCTGAATGGCAGAATCCATTATTAAAAAATCAAAATGAAATGTGTAATTGTGATAATCTAATTTTAGAAAGAAATGATGAGAGCCCAGATCTAAAAACACAAGCCAAAATATTAATGGATGTTGTTGATACTTCTTTATCTCAATTAAATTCAACAAGAAGTGATATAGCAGCAGCTACAAATCAATTAGAATCTTCAGTGAGGAATTCTTTAACAAATTATACAAATATAAAAAATGCCGAAAGTATAATAAGAGATGTTGATTATGCTAAAGAAAGTGCAAACTTTAATAAGTTGAATATTATAAATCAAGCAGGTTCTTTTGTAGAAGTTCAAAAAAATGAAACTATGAAAAGAGTATTAGACTTATTAAAATAA
- a CDS encoding CBS domain-containing protein encodes MLVEEIMQKNVILVKPYATLKEALQLMKETKLKCLIVDKNSSSDAYGIITNTQILKAILAEDGDIDLLNVYDIYKKPAFSVSSKIDVKYAARTMIEHNIKRVTVTDNNQLLGVLSITDLTEYLLSLVD; translated from the coding sequence ATGCTTGTTGAAGAGATTATGCAAAAAAATGTTATTTTAGTAAAACCTTATGCTACCTTAAAAGAAGCTTTACAGCTTATGAAAGAAACAAAATTAAAATGTTTAATTGTAGATAAAAACTCTTCAAGTGATGCTTATGGAATAATTACCAATACTCAAATATTAAAAGCAATTCTTGCAGAAGATGGGGATATTGACCTATTAAATGTTTATGACATTTATAAAAAACCAGCATTTAGTGTATCTTCTAAAATTGATGTTAAATATGCTGCTAGAACAATGATTGAACATAATATAAAAAGAGTTACTGTTACTGATAATAACCAACTATTAGGAGTATTATCAATAACAGACTTGACGGAATATTTACTTTCTTTGGTAGATTAA
- a CDS encoding HP0729 family protein, whose amino-acid sequence MQNLIILYNPYYQKDVIQQHLKLLIKNEKVAFGKVKSKLKNQEHGFQKQLELIYKDVDEKNYLQLFLTDYSSIYVAKVTKVSNEDYSNLAPTYYREKNLEVETWFIIKDLRELVHNNFQETRDNILANLTAKNFGNHTYAVYGNNYVYPLLVDMKHEIDYFEYDDENFRYYPDMFKSERFLRIKQNLIEYSFGSKYIHYFHPDSLTNIISAQMELQEHKEDLTYDFSSVVIKYSKTIEQEIYSFSKILFKYILEKNPSFENISYSVQGCEYTLSDIFYNKPNFGTYKYLLKNTEICDFIIKHFEKYISYFIQKKFIYYINSVKELRNKIVHEKAATIDEANKLRNKVLGVSEESILVELIKMKLNLIKLNIK is encoded by the coding sequence ATGCAAAACCTCATAATCCTTTACAACCCATATTACCAAAAAGATGTTATACAACAACATCTAAAGCTACTAATCAAAAATGAAAAAGTAGCTTTTGGTAAGGTTAAGTCAAAACTTAAAAATCAAGAACATGGTTTTCAAAAGCAATTAGAATTGATTTATAAAGATGTAGATGAGAAAAACTATCTTCAACTTTTTTTAACTGATTATTCAAGTATTTATGTGGCAAAAGTTACAAAAGTTTCCAATGAAGATTATTCAAATCTTGCTCCAACTTATTATAGAGAAAAAAATCTTGAGGTTGAGACATGGTTTATTATAAAAGATTTAAGAGAGTTAGTACATAATAACTTTCAAGAAACAAGAGACAATATCTTAGCAAATCTTACAGCCAAAAACTTTGGAAATCATACCTATGCTGTTTATGGAAATAATTATGTTTATCCACTTCTTGTAGATATGAAACATGAGATTGATTATTTTGAGTATGATGATGAAAACTTTAGATATTATCCTGATATGTTTAAATCAGAAAGATTTTTACGGATAAAACAAAACCTTATAGAATACAGCTTTGGTTCAAAATATATACACTATTTTCATCCAGATTCTTTGACAAACATAATCTCAGCACAAATGGAACTACAAGAGCATAAAGAAGATTTAACCTATGATTTTAGTTCAGTGGTTATAAAGTATAGTAAAACAATAGAACAAGAGATATATTCTTTTTCAAAAATTTTATTCAAATATATACTTGAAAAAAATCCAAGTTTTGAAAATATCTCATATAGTGTGCAAGGCTGTGAATATACTCTTAGTGATATTTTTTACAATAAACCAAATTTTGGTACCTATAAATATCTTTTAAAAAATACTGAAATATGTGACTTTATAATAAAACATTTTGAAAAATACATTAGTTATTTTATTCAAAAAAAGTTTATTTATTATATTAATTCAGTAAAAGAACTTAGAAATAAAATAGTTCATGAAAAAGCTGCAACAATAGATGAGGCTAATAAGTTAAGAAACAAAGTTTTAGGTGTATCAGAAGAAAGTATTTTAGTGGAATTAATAAAAATGAAATTAAATCTAATAAAACTAAACATAAAATAA
- a CDS encoding universal stress protein: MQKTSILVATDFSNNCDKVLNKVLTFAQNKDLELNLIHVVEDSIFNFQDNSEKIKYNCIKFLKENFPQINEKNFYFRVGCIEKEIARLSQDLNCSLIVIGNSGENFSFEKLIMGSTTKKIIRSLDIPTLVIKNTKIIDYKYILVPTDFSEDSKKAVENTFEIFPDSKINLLHVYSVPFESRLNMYGIDKEHAKKYVSNIAKDNLENGNKFIKTFKDIDNKLSLTIENDVLTSEYFRDNSSHWLDGIDLIALHTTGNISFFTFEMLDKSQKDVLIFKK, from the coding sequence ATGCAAAAAACTTCAATATTAGTAGCAACAGATTTTTCTAATAATTGTGATAAAGTACTTAATAAAGTTCTTACTTTTGCACAAAATAAGGATTTGGAACTAAATCTTATACATGTAGTAGAAGATAGTATTTTTAATTTTCAAGATAATTCAGAGAAAATAAAATATAATTGTATTAAGTTTTTAAAAGAAAATTTTCCTCAAATAAATGAAAAAAATTTTTATTTTAGAGTAGGTTGTATTGAAAAAGAAATTGCAAGATTATCACAAGATTTAAATTGTTCTTTAATTGTAATTGGGAATAGTGGTGAAAATTTTAGTTTTGAAAAATTGATTATGGGAAGTACAACCAAAAAAATTATTCGCTCTTTAGATATTCCTACTTTAGTAATTAAAAATACTAAAATAATTGATTATAAATATATTTTAGTTCCAACTGATTTTAGTGAAGATTCAAAAAAAGCAGTTGAAAATACTTTTGAAATTTTCCCTGATTCAAAAATCAATTTATTGCATGTGTATAGTGTACCTTTTGAAAGTCGTTTAAATATGTATGGAATTGATAAAGAACATGCAAAAAAATATGTATCAAATATAGCAAAAGATAATTTAGAAAATGGAAATAAATTTATTAAAACATTTAAAGATATAGATAATAAACTGTCTTTAACTATAGAGAATGATGTTTTAACATCTGAATATTTTAGAGACAATAGTAGTCATTGGTTAGATGGCATAGATTTAATTGCTCTGCATACAACAGGAAATATAAGTTTCTTTACTTTTGAAATGTTAGATAAATCACAAAAAGATGTTTTAATATTTAAAAAATAA
- a CDS encoding cation:proton antiporter, with the protein MLTIIVTTLFLALVINILLKKIHLPTIIGYIFTGTVIAYTFNLHDAVNNHTLKEIAEFGVVFLMFTIGLEFSLEHLKKMKNEVFVAGTLQISITAIIVFLISYYILDIEKNISFILSLAIALSSTAIVLKTFNETNEISKRYGQRSLGILIMQDIAVIPILLTIGFMSTSSESSISDVLLEMLFHALILLVLMVIIGKYLLEPFFRAITKTNSDELFVGSILFLAIGASLLAHKLGFSYSLGAFIAGMLIAETRYKHQAEADLVPFRDLLLGIFFVTVGMQLKFDIIFSYIHIILALLFSVMILKFIVIYVVIRFNENKRVSLKTALSLVQIGEFSLALLELARTGGLVPSPYGQIMIVTIVLSMIITPIILKNLTTITDFFIKSVEPVIEQELKSTELSNHTIILGLGEFGRSIADELTVNSEPYIAIENNIESFYRSLKSGYHVVFGNATNKDLLKSVNLREAKYVIIAIDNPQKLYQVCDTIQQVISTDKIIVKIHTKKEAEIISDFNISNIFVENLITSHKIKDLIIKK; encoded by the coding sequence ATGTTAACAATTATTGTAACTACACTATTTTTAGCTTTAGTTATAAATATACTACTAAAAAAAATTCATTTACCTACAATTATAGGATATATTTTTACTGGTACTGTTATTGCATATACATTTAATTTGCATGATGCTGTAAATAATCATACATTAAAAGAGATTGCAGAGTTTGGTGTTGTTTTTTTAATGTTTACAATAGGTTTAGAGTTTTCTTTAGAACATTTAAAAAAGATGAAAAATGAAGTTTTTGTTGCAGGAACATTACAGATTTCAATTACCGCAATAATAGTTTTTTTAATAAGTTATTATATTCTTGATATTGAAAAGAATATTTCATTTATTTTATCTTTAGCAATTGCCTTATCTTCAACAGCCATTGTTTTAAAGACTTTTAATGAAACAAATGAAATAAGTAAAAGATATGGACAAAGAAGTTTAGGGATTTTAATTATGCAAGATATTGCTGTTATTCCTATTCTTTTAACAATTGGTTTTATGAGTACTTCTTCAGAAAGTAGTATTTCAGATGTTTTACTTGAGATGTTATTTCATGCTTTGATTTTATTAGTGCTAATGGTAATTATAGGAAAGTATTTGTTAGAGCCATTTTTTAGAGCAATTACAAAAACAAATTCTGATGAACTTTTTGTAGGTTCTATACTCTTTCTAGCAATTGGAGCTTCACTTTTGGCTCATAAATTAGGTTTTTCTTATTCTTTAGGAGCTTTTATTGCAGGTATGCTTATTGCAGAAACAAGATATAAACATCAAGCTGAAGCAGATTTAGTTCCTTTTAGAGATTTATTATTAGGAATTTTCTTTGTAACTGTAGGAATGCAATTAAAATTTGATATTATCTTTTCTTATATACATATAATTTTAGCACTTTTATTTTCTGTGATGATTTTAAAGTTTATAGTTATTTATGTGGTAATAAGATTTAATGAGAATAAAAGAGTTAGTCTTAAAACAGCACTTTCTTTAGTTCAAATTGGAGAATTCTCTTTAGCTTTATTGGAACTTGCAAGAACAGGAGGATTAGTACCCTCTCCATATGGTCAAATTATGATTGTAACAATTGTTTTATCAATGATAATTACACCCATAATTTTAAAAAATCTTACAACAATTACTGATTTCTTTATTAAAAGTGTTGAACCTGTTATTGAGCAAGAACTTAAATCAACAGAATTAAGTAATCATACAATAATTTTAGGATTAGGTGAATTTGGAAGAAGTATTGCTGATGAACTTACAGTTAATTCTGAACCTTATATTGCAATTGAAAATAATATTGAAAGCTTCTATAGGTCTTTGAAAAGTGGTTATCATGTAGTTTTTGGTAATGCAACAAATAAGGATTTGTTAAAAAGTGTAAATTTAAGAGAAGCAAAATATGTGATTATTGCAATAGATAATCCACAAAAACTCTACCAAGTATGCGATACCATACAACAAGTTATTTCTACTGATAAAATTATTGTAAAAATTCATACAAAAAAAGAGGCCGAAATAATTAGTGATTTTAATATTTCTAATATTTTTGTTGAAAATCTTATAACAAGTCATAAGATTAAAGATTTAATTATAAAAAAATAG
- a CDS encoding 2-isopropylmalate synthase, with the protein MDKNKIIVFDTTLRDGEQSPGCSMNTEEKIKVALQLEKLGVDVIEAGFAAASPGDFDAVSRIAEQVKNSSICSLSRAIENDIKQAGLAVEKAPLHRIHTFIATSPIHMKYKLKMSEDEVIKRAVHAVEYARTFVDDVEFSLEDAGRSEIPFMKEVMDAVIAAGASTINLPDTVGYRLPTELGAMVKELSDFAGNRARISVHNHNDLGLATANTLAAVTNGARQIEVTINGLGERAGNSALEEAVMAIKTRKDAFGDLYTSINTKEIYATSRLVATITGVEPQQNKSIVGKNAFAHESGIHQDGVLKHQETYEIMKPEDVGVIKDSTLILGKHSGRAAFRDKINQLGFDKITDEELNSAFEKFKVLADKKKEVTDDDVRMLITDESLNHDKTYELVGLQISDCSNGLPTAAVSIKYNDEIISDANIGNGTMDAIFKTIDRLTGISGDLQSYNVTSVTEGKDALAKVTTRVVFDEQTPSFVGHGLSVDTMLATAKAYLGSVNSFLSQKERLSKRTEHQV; encoded by the coding sequence ATGGATAAAAATAAAATTATAGTTTTTGATACTACATTAAGAGATGGTGAACAATCTCCTGGTTGTTCTATGAATACAGAAGAAAAGATTAAAGTTGCTTTACAATTAGAAAAATTAGGTGTAGACGTTATTGAAGCAGGCTTTGCAGCAGCAAGTCCTGGAGATTTTGATGCAGTTAGTAGAATTGCAGAACAAGTTAAAAATTCTTCAATCTGTTCTTTAAGTAGGGCAATTGAGAATGATATTAAACAAGCTGGATTAGCTGTAGAAAAAGCGCCATTACATAGAATTCATACCTTTATTGCTACTTCACCAATTCATATGAAATATAAGTTAAAAATGAGTGAAGACGAGGTTATTAAAAGAGCAGTTCATGCAGTAGAATATGCAAGAACATTTGTTGATGATGTGGAGTTTTCTTTAGAAGATGCAGGGAGAAGTGAAATACCTTTTATGAAAGAAGTTATGGATGCAGTAATTGCAGCAGGAGCTTCTACGATTAACTTACCAGATACGGTTGGATATAGATTACCAACAGAATTAGGAGCTATGGTAAAAGAGTTATCAGATTTTGCAGGTAATAGAGCTAGAATCTCTGTTCATAATCATAATGACTTAGGATTAGCAACTGCAAATACTTTAGCAGCAGTTACAAATGGTGCTAGACAAATTGAAGTAACAATTAATGGTTTAGGTGAGAGAGCAGGGAACTCTGCTTTAGAAGAAGCTGTAATGGCTATAAAAACTAGAAAAGATGCTTTTGGTGATTTATACACAAGTATTAATACAAAAGAAATTTATGCAACATCAAGATTAGTTGCAACTATTACTGGTGTTGAACCACAACAAAACAAATCAATTGTAGGGAAAAATGCCTTTGCCCATGAAAGTGGAATTCATCAAGATGGAGTATTAAAACATCAAGAAACATATGAAATTATGAAACCTGAAGATGTAGGAGTTATTAAAGACTCTACTTTAATTTTAGGTAAACACTCTGGAAGAGCAGCATTTAGAGATAAAATTAATCAATTAGGTTTTGATAAAATTACTGATGAAGAATTAAATTCAGCCTTTGAAAAATTTAAAGTTTTAGCTGATAAGAAAAAAGAAGTAACTGATGATGATGTAAGAATGTTAATTACAGATGAATCGTTAAATCACGATAAAACTTATGAGTTAGTTGGTTTACAAATCTCTGACTGTTCAAATGGTTTACCAACAGCAGCGGTATCGATTAAATATAATGATGAAATAATAAGTGATGCAAATATTGGAAATGGAACAATGGATGCAATCTTTAAAACAATTGATAGATTAACGGGAATAAGTGGAGATCTTCAAAGTTATAATGTAACTTCAGTTACTGAAGGAAAAGATGCTTTAGCAAAAGTTACGACAAGGGTAGTTTTTGATGAACAAACACCTTCTTTTGTAGGGCATGGATTAAGTGTTGATACTATGCTTGCAACAGCAAAAGCTTATTTAGGTTCTGTAAACTCTTTTCTTTCTCAAAAAGAAAGACTTTCTAAAAGAACTGAACACCAAGTTTAA